One Fundulus heteroclitus isolate FHET01 chromosome 1, MU-UCD_Fhet_4.1, whole genome shotgun sequence genomic window carries:
- the LOC105937855 gene encoding olfactory receptor 14I1 has translation MPNRSSECPWHSPENQTEPRVTDHQARAEHLFHFIIPYEPTVPALICLFVVLTVFSLLANVVTVYIIQRSDDLSWQPRFVFCKNLILSDLLQTVTFAPPVIYSLAEHQTMAFSGWCYIQYVVGGASIFSSLTTITCMALERYLFVCFALQYTVMVTQERIRTVVILVWVYSISYGLLSLGLVLYEGRQEDDAHVTMGLLCEPDIIEQHMGSPRAPAIFRKVMGSLTLLLCLLVHAFSYFKMYRNASNAVVPFNESNTAARRTVLFYCGMLFLQLLPLLVKVASDALWEFRGTGAIELSSGSRGHCEHGPSATAAVFHLALLALVLVPPCVNPLVYGLRSVELRTALTKLLPWRTRNRGDEGRPREIVWLRNIVHPGHPEAG, from the coding sequence ATGCCAAACAGAAGCTCGGAGTGCCCCTGGCACAGCCCGGAGAACCAGACTGAGCCGCGCGTAACGGACCACCAGGCCAGAGCCGAACACCTTTTCCATTTCATCATCCCGTATGAACCGACAGTACCGGCGCTCATATGCCTCTTTGTTGTTCtgactgttttttctttgttagcGAACGTGGTTACTGTGTACATCATCCAGCGGTCCGACGACCTGTCCTGGCAGCCGCGCTTCGTTTTCTGCAAGAACCTGATCCTGAGCGACCTGCTGCAGACCGTCACCTTTGCCCCGCCGGTCATCTACTCGCTCGCCGAACACCAGACGATGGCGTTCAGCGGTTGGTGTTACATTCAGTACGTGGTTGGGGGAGCCAGCATCTTCTCCAGTCTCACCACCATCACCTGCATGGCACTGGAGCGCTACCTGTTCGTGTGCTTTGCGCTCCAATACACGGTGATGGTCACTCAGGAGCGCATCAGGACGGTCGTGATCCTCGTCTGGGTCTACTCTATTTCCTACGGGTTGCTCAGCTTGGGTTTGGTGCTGTACGAAGGGAGGCAAGAGGACGACGCTCATGTCACCATGGGGCTGCTGTGCGAGCCGGACATCATTGAGCAGCATATGGGATCCCCCCGAGCTCCTGCCATCTTCAGAAAAGTCATGGGTTCCCTCACGCTCTTGCTCTGCTTGCTGGTCCACGCCTTCTCCTACTTCAAGATGTATCGCAACGCCAGCAACGCCGTGGTGCCGTTCAACGAGAGCAACACGGCGGCGCGCAGGACCGTGCTGTTCTACTGCGGGATGCtgttcctgcagctgctgccgctgctcgTTAAGGTCGCCTCGGACGCCCTGTGGGAGTTCCGGGGCACCGGCGCGATCGAGCTGTCCTCTGGGTCGCGGGGCCACTGCGAACACGGACCCTCAGCGACCGCGGCGGTGTTCCACTTGGCCCTGCTCGCACTGGTTTTAGTGCCGCCGTGCGTCAACCCACTGGTGTACGGGCTGAGGAGCGTGGAGCTCAGGACGGCGCTGACCAAGCTGCTCCCCTGGCGCACGAGGAACAGAGGCGACGAGGGGCGGCCGCGGGAGATTGTGTGGCTCAGGAATATTGTGCATCCGGGCCATCCTGAGGCGGGTTAG